The following coding sequences are from one Paracoccus alcaliphilus window:
- a CDS encoding pyruvate dehydrogenase complex dihydrolipoamide acetyltransferase → MPTEILMPALSPTMEEGTLAKWLVKEGDEVKSGDILAEIETDKATMEFEAVDEGKIGKILVDEGTAGVKVNTPIAVLLEEGESADDIGSAPAPKAEAKAEAPKAEAPAAAATPAPSAAKSADGGRIFASPLARRIAAEKGIDLAAITGTGPRGRIVKADVEGATPGAARPAAAADTPKAAPAAAAPTGPSAEAILKMYADRDTEEVALDGMRRTIAARLSEAKQTIPHFYLRRSAKLDELMKFRAMLNKQLEARGVKLSVNDFIIKACALALQEVPDANAVWAGDRILKLKPSDVAVAVAIEGGLFTPVLKDAQQKTLSALSAEMKDLASRAKTKKLAPHEYQGGSFAISNLGMFGIENFDAVINPPHGAILAVGAGVKTPVVEGDEVVIRNVMSMTLSVDHRVIDGALGAQLLQAIVNHLENPMGMLA, encoded by the coding sequence ATGCCGACAGAAATCCTGATGCCCGCGCTCTCCCCCACGATGGAGGAAGGCACGCTGGCCAAATGGCTGGTCAAGGAAGGCGACGAGGTCAAATCCGGCGACATCCTCGCCGAGATCGAGACCGACAAGGCCACGATGGAATTCGAGGCCGTGGACGAAGGCAAGATCGGCAAGATCCTTGTCGATGAGGGCACGGCGGGTGTGAAGGTGAACACGCCCATCGCCGTGCTGCTGGAGGAAGGCGAAAGCGCCGACGATATCGGCAGCGCGCCCGCGCCCAAAGCCGAAGCCAAGGCAGAAGCCCCGAAGGCCGAAGCCCCCGCCGCAGCCGCCACCCCGGCCCCTTCGGCTGCGAAATCGGCCGATGGCGGACGCATCTTCGCCTCACCCCTCGCCCGTCGCATCGCAGCGGAAAAGGGCATCGACCTTGCCGCCATCACCGGCACCGGCCCGCGCGGCCGGATCGTCAAGGCCGATGTCGAAGGCGCGACGCCCGGCGCGGCCAGACCCGCCGCGGCGGCTGACACCCCAAAGGCCGCCCCCGCAGCCGCAGCCCCCACCGGCCCATCGGCGGAAGCCATCCTCAAGATGTATGCCGACCGCGACACCGAAGAGGTCGCGCTGGACGGCATGCGCCGCACCATTGCCGCGCGGCTGTCCGAGGCCAAGCAGACCATTCCGCATTTCTACCTGCGCCGGTCCGCAAAGTTGGACGAGCTGATGAAGTTCCGCGCCATGCTGAACAAGCAGCTTGAAGCGCGCGGTGTGAAACTGTCGGTCAACGACTTCATCATCAAGGCCTGCGCATTGGCCCTGCAAGAGGTGCCGGACGCCAATGCCGTCTGGGCCGGCGACCGGATCCTCAAGCTGAAACCGTCGGACGTGGCGGTGGCCGTCGCAATCGAAGGCGGCCTGTTCACCCCGGTGCTGAAGGACGCGCAGCAAAAGACCCTGTCGGCGCTGTCCGCCGAGATGAAGGACCTGGCCAGCCGCGCCAAGACCAAGAAACTGGCCCCCCACGAATATCAGGGCGGCAGCTTCGCGATTTCCAACCTGGGCATGTTCGGGATCGAGAACTTCGATGCCGTCATCAACCCGCCCCACGGCGCGATCCTTGCCGTCGGTGCGGGCGTCAAGACCCCGGTGGTCGAGGGCGACGAGGTGGTCATCCGCAACGTCATGTCGATGACCCTCTCGGTCGATCACCGCGTCATCGACGGCGCCCTCGGCGCACAACTGCTGCAGGCCATCGTCAACCATCTGGAAAACCCGATGGGCATGCTGGCCTGA